A window of Phaeobacter gallaeciensis DSM 26640 genomic DNA:
AATGGTTGATCATCAGACAGCCCCTGGCGGCTCCAAAACTCCTCGCCCGAAGGGGTACACCCTCTGCACAATTTGACGGCGTCGGCGATATGTTAGGCTGTTCATATTCGTTTTGATATGCCGGGGGGCAACATGAATGTGTTCGGGGGCGCCGTGATCCACACGGGCGAGATCGCTTTTGCGCGATCGTTTCAAAGACAAGTTTCATCCATCACCACCACTGCCATAGCTGAGATCGATTGCACCGGACCCGCGTCTGTCGGGCCAAGCCGTTTGCTGGTGACCACCTGCGAGGCGGCCAGACCTCTGGCCAGTGACACTCCAGGCTGTGGCGCTCAGACCGCGCTGGCACAGGGCAGCCGCAGCAGAGGCACGCTGCAGGCTCTGCTGCGCAGCGGATCGCTCTGCCATTGCACCCAGCTGCATGATCCGCAGGACCATCCCAACAGCTGGCCGGACTGGCTTGATCCTGCGGCCCTGCGCGCGGATGCCTCTGGCCAGAGGTCTGGCCGCTGGGTGGTGTTTGCCTGCCGCTTTGCCGATGGCAGCGAGGACAGGATCGCGCTGCATCTGGAGGGCAGCCAGCATGATGCCCATTGCATCGAGATCCTGCCTGCGATCTGGCCACTGGCCCGCGAGGATGCGCTGCGCGAGATCCTGACCAGCGCACCGGAGCCCAAAACCGCGCGCGACACCTCAGAGGCGATGCTCTGGACGATCTCCACCAAAAGCGACAGCGCGGTTCTGGTGCTGGATGGCGCGGGCCGGTTGCTGGATTGCAATGAGGCCGGCTGTGACATGCTGGCGGCAGGCAATCTGCTGCGCAACAGTGACGGCGTACTGCGCTGTGCCAACAGCAGC
This region includes:
- a CDS encoding helix-turn-helix transcriptional regulator codes for the protein MNVFGGAVIHTGEIAFARSFQRQVSSITTTAIAEIDCTGPASVGPSRLLVTTCEAARPLASDTPGCGAQTALAQGSRSRGTLQALLRSGSLCHCTQLHDPQDHPNSWPDWLDPAALRADASGQRSGRWVVFACRFADGSEDRIALHLEGSQHDAHCIEILPAIWPLAREDALREILTSAPEPKTARDTSEAMLWTISTKSDSAVLVLDGAGRLLDCNEAGCDMLAAGNLLRNSDGVLRCANSSETRAFYAAVQDCAKTPVEASAGAHTPRGSASQELILFLQDASTGMRLPVSLTCYLCADTRHPLVVAILPRQPDQQRIEMLAQKMGLSPCEARVAALIQLGLSNREAAHIAGIKEQTFNTYAKRVLSKLEVAGRTEMAQRLTWQASLGRAS